The Planctomycetaceae bacterium genome has a segment encoding these proteins:
- the dtd gene encoding D-aminoacyl-tRNA deacylase, whose protein sequence is MRAVVQRVSRASVTVDGEVVGSIDRGFLVLVGIGIEDTQQDVIWMAGKVAGLRVFEDADEKMNLDLKDVGGAALVVSQFTLYGDCRKGRRPSFVEAAAPWKAESLYRSFVAELRGHGVPTETGTFQAQMQVELVNDGPVTLLLDSLKTI, encoded by the coding sequence ATGCGTGCCGTCGTTCAGCGAGTTTCCCGTGCCTCAGTCACCGTCGACGGCGAAGTCGTGGGCTCCATCGATCGCGGCTTTCTTGTTCTGGTGGGAATCGGCATTGAGGATACGCAGCAGGATGTGATCTGGATGGCCGGCAAAGTCGCCGGGCTGCGGGTGTTCGAAGACGCCGACGAGAAGATGAATCTTGACCTGAAGGACGTCGGCGGCGCCGCGCTGGTGGTCAGCCAGTTCACGCTGTACGGCGATTGCCGCAAGGGGCGTCGTCCGAGCTTCGTGGAAGCGGCCGCACCGTGGAAGGCGGAGAGCCTTTACCGAAGTTTCGTCGCCGAATTGCGAGGACACGGAGTTCCCACGGAAACAGGTACCTTTCAAGCTCAGATGCAGGTGGAACTCGTCAACGACGGTCCGGTCACGCTGCTGCTGGACAGCCTGAAGACGATCTGA
- a CDS encoding protein kinase: protein MAEGIQTVGGYELRNCVATGSSTQIWEVNEVGSTAQLAMKLLLPDAHKEVEQKAILKHEFKVGRSLDHPSFLKFYKIEVNRDHGFFVMDYFRSPSLKSQITSSRASVQSCFKKLSESLCLAYQYLHDQGWLHRDVKPDNILVNKTGEARVIDFSLSARAKGKLAVMLSGKQKAIQGTRTYIAPETILKKAPTFLTDQYSLGVTFYEVLTGVPPFAGTSPNDLLKKHIADKPQEPSLLNPNVTPELDRIIVQMLAKKPDQRFGSMQEVASALRGIKPFKEDPVQLQERQQREAKEKQAASVDKRLDSRADAERVAMGIEAPMKPKKRAPTAAMLKEMKKLEAEKQRQEQKKGLAGQPQQPMMPGFAPGYMPGMMPMQMPYGQAMPQMPYPGSMAPGMYPPAQYPGQPMPGQPMPGQMMPGQMMPGQQVPGQPMPGQQVSPQHAPGQHPSEPQSVPTQSGPAATQQQKPPQQQAPQIRLPLDRPEAPRPAPEAAHLEEATADDLAAFMEGLDVD from the coding sequence GTGGCTGAAGGAATTCAGACCGTCGGTGGTTACGAATTGCGTAACTGCGTTGCGACGGGAAGTTCGACGCAGATCTGGGAAGTCAACGAAGTGGGCAGCACGGCTCAACTGGCCATGAAGCTGCTGCTGCCGGACGCTCACAAGGAAGTCGAACAGAAGGCGATTCTGAAGCATGAATTCAAAGTCGGACGTTCGCTGGACCATCCGTCGTTTCTGAAGTTTTACAAGATCGAAGTCAACCGCGATCACGGTTTCTTCGTGATGGATTACTTTCGATCGCCAAGCCTGAAGTCGCAGATCACCAGCAGCCGTGCCAGCGTTCAGTCGTGTTTTAAGAAGCTGTCCGAATCGCTTTGTCTGGCGTACCAGTATCTGCACGATCAGGGCTGGCTGCATCGGGACGTGAAGCCCGACAACATTCTGGTGAACAAGACGGGCGAAGCTCGCGTGATCGACTTTTCGCTTTCCGCGCGGGCGAAAGGCAAGCTGGCGGTCATGTTGTCCGGTAAGCAGAAGGCGATTCAGGGCACGCGGACGTATATCGCTCCGGAGACAATTCTGAAGAAGGCACCCACATTTCTGACGGACCAGTACAGCCTTGGCGTCACGTTCTATGAAGTGCTGACCGGCGTGCCGCCGTTTGCCGGAACGTCTCCCAACGATCTGCTGAAAAAGCACATCGCCGACAAGCCTCAGGAACCGTCGCTGCTGAATCCGAACGTGACACCGGAACTCGACCGGATCATCGTGCAGATGCTGGCCAAGAAACCGGATCAGCGGTTCGGAAGTATGCAGGAAGTGGCTTCGGCCCTTCGCGGCATCAAACCGTTTAAGGAAGATCCCGTCCAGCTGCAGGAACGCCAGCAGCGTGAAGCCAAAGAAAAGCAGGCGGCATCCGTCGACAAGCGACTCGACAGCCGCGCCGATGCCGAACGCGTGGCGATGGGCATCGAGGCACCCATGAAACCGAAGAAACGCGCGCCGACCGCGGCGATGCTGAAGGAAATGAAAAAGCTGGAGGCCGAAAAGCAGAGGCAAGAGCAGAAGAAGGGCCTGGCGGGACAACCGCAACAGCCGATGATGCCCGGCTTCGCTCCGGGCTACATGCCGGGAATGATGCCGATGCAGATGCCATACGGCCAGGCAATGCCGCAGATGCCGTACCCCGGTTCGATGGCACCCGGAATGTACCCGCCAGCGCAGTATCCCGGTCAGCCGATGCCTGGACAGCCGATGCCTGGTCAGATGATGCCTGGTCAGATGATGCCTGGTCAACAAGTGCCCGGTCAGCCAATGCCGGGACAGCAGGTGTCCCCGCAGCACGCACCGGGACAGCATCCGTCCGAACCGCAGTCGGTACCGACACAATCGGGTCCGGCGGCGACTCAGCAGCAGAAGCCCCCGCAGCAGCAGGCACCGCAGATTCGCCTGCCGCTGGACCGACCGGAGGCTCCAAGGCCGGCGCCGGAAGCGGCGCATCTGGAAGAAGCGACCGCTGACGACCTGGCCGCCTTCATGGAAGGCCTGGACGTCGACTGA
- the thiO gene encoding glycine oxidase ThiO: MNSSTSDILIVGGGVIGLTTALRLAEQGVSVIVADRRQVGREASWAGAGMLPPGNPANAESPESRLRSYSHTLWSDLSRLLFERTGIDNGFRVCGALELCHEAERGEFEQQFAAWQKEAIRAERIAKSDMRSHVVGLNDDFDSGVWLPDFAQARNPRHLKALTAACRMAGVNIIEHAEGLRLRSVGECRAEATSAEHQFHADRICVTAGAWTRHLLEPLGFVLPVKPVRGQMVQLRVQRLPFTCVIEQGRRYLVPRPDGLILVGSTEEHVGFVKRNTAEGVSGLLRFAESLVSDLRSAEVVRSWSGLRPGSPSELPYLGQVPGYDNMFVAAGHFRSGLQMSPGSGQILADLLLDREPRIRLDGLTCDRVGAEA; the protein is encoded by the coding sequence GTGAACTCTTCGACCTCAGACATCTTGATTGTCGGCGGCGGTGTCATCGGCCTGACGACCGCGCTGAGGCTGGCGGAGCAGGGCGTCTCCGTGATCGTCGCTGATCGCCGACAGGTCGGCCGCGAAGCCTCCTGGGCCGGCGCCGGAATGCTGCCGCCGGGAAATCCCGCGAACGCTGAAAGCCCGGAATCCCGTTTGCGTTCTTACAGCCACACGCTGTGGTCAGACTTGTCGCGTTTGCTGTTCGAACGCACGGGCATCGACAACGGCTTTCGAGTCTGTGGTGCTTTGGAACTGTGCCACGAAGCGGAACGCGGTGAGTTCGAGCAACAGTTCGCGGCATGGCAGAAGGAAGCCATCCGGGCGGAACGAATCGCAAAGTCCGATATGAGGTCTCACGTAGTCGGGCTCAACGACGACTTCGACAGCGGCGTCTGGCTGCCGGACTTCGCACAAGCACGAAACCCGCGACACCTGAAGGCTCTGACAGCCGCCTGCCGCATGGCCGGCGTGAACATCATCGAACATGCGGAAGGACTGCGACTTCGCTCGGTTGGTGAATGCCGCGCCGAGGCCACTTCTGCGGAGCATCAGTTCCACGCCGATCGCATCTGCGTCACCGCCGGAGCCTGGACGCGTCATCTGCTGGAACCGCTCGGCTTCGTGCTGCCGGTGAAGCCCGTGCGAGGTCAGATGGTTCAGTTGCGGGTCCAGCGGTTGCCGTTTACCTGCGTTATCGAACAGGGCCGTCGTTATCTGGTGCCGCGCCCGGACGGTCTGATTCTTGTCGGTTCGACCGAAGAACACGTTGGATTTGTAAAACGGAATACGGCCGAAGGGGTGAGTGGTCTGCTGCGGTTTGCTGAGAGCCTGGTTTCCGATCTTCGCAGCGCGGAGGTTGTGCGGTCGTGGTCCGGACTTCGCCCCGGTTCTCCGAGCGAACTTCCGTATCTCGGCCAGGTTCCGGGGTACGACAACATGTTTGTCGCAGCAGGGCACTTTCGTTCCGGACTGCAGATGTCGCCTGGCAGCGGGCAGATTCTGGCCGACCTGCTGCTGGATCGCGAACCGCGGATCCGCCTGGATGGGCTCACGTGTGATCGCGTTGGCGCTGAAGCGTGA
- a CDS encoding CvpA family protein has protein sequence MVWYDFVIVAILIYTAWSGASRGLVSQLAWIVALVLCFKFADQLSPTIEPMIGVEQPLKHWIAMFVLYVGFSLASFAAARVLHGWIDAAKLKDFDRQLGGLFGLLKGVVIALVVTFFGVTLAESLRETILVSKTGYVACLILDSIEPWTPDDSHPLLKESLAKYKEGLRPIHEQLGHETSFPEIFGGPTGAVPESDTAAGNSNEPAGSGEFSFPDLLGGAFGGTSNSGLTGGGTSGGTGSQSAPTLQEVLRLVPQSLQQQIGQQIQDRWNASTPEQKRQLASELSRSFPDEVQSVVGGFMNAVGGQGTAKGGIDTSVLTRIGDLYGDRQTIVRQTQEHLAGVPASVQKAVLDDWYSDLTMQQNDPDPGTSVNTRIDERILRQLARAKVSLSQLSFDLQQRLKQSL, from the coding sequence ATGGTCTGGTACGACTTTGTCATTGTTGCGATTCTGATCTACACCGCGTGGAGCGGCGCGTCGCGGGGACTCGTGTCTCAACTGGCATGGATCGTTGCACTGGTCCTGTGTTTCAAGTTCGCCGACCAGTTGTCGCCGACGATCGAACCGATGATTGGTGTCGAGCAGCCGCTGAAACACTGGATTGCGATGTTTGTGCTGTACGTCGGGTTCTCACTGGCATCATTCGCAGCCGCGCGTGTGCTGCATGGCTGGATCGATGCCGCGAAATTGAAAGACTTCGACCGTCAACTGGGAGGGCTGTTCGGCCTGCTGAAAGGCGTTGTCATCGCGCTGGTTGTGACCTTCTTCGGTGTCACTCTGGCCGAATCTCTGCGGGAAACGATTCTGGTCTCAAAGACTGGTTATGTCGCGTGTCTGATTCTGGATAGCATCGAGCCGTGGACCCCGGACGATTCGCACCCGTTGCTGAAGGAGAGCCTGGCGAAGTACAAGGAAGGACTGCGTCCGATCCACGAACAACTCGGTCATGAAACATCGTTCCCGGAGATTTTCGGCGGCCCGACGGGAGCCGTTCCCGAATCGGACACGGCGGCCGGAAATTCGAACGAGCCGGCCGGCAGCGGTGAGTTCAGTTTTCCCGATCTGCTGGGAGGTGCCTTCGGCGGGACCAGCAATTCCGGTCTGACAGGCGGCGGGACCTCCGGCGGGACAGGTTCGCAATCAGCACCAACGTTGCAGGAAGTATTGCGGCTGGTACCTCAGTCGCTGCAGCAGCAAATCGGGCAACAAATCCAGGATCGCTGGAACGCCTCGACGCCGGAACAGAAGCGTCAACTGGCCAGCGAACTCAGCCGCTCGTTTCCGGATGAAGTGCAGAGTGTTGTCGGCGGATTTATGAATGCCGTCGGCGGGCAGGGCACTGCGAAGGGCGGAATCGACACCAGCGTGTTGACTCGCATCGGCGACCTCTACGGCGACCGCCAGACAATCGTCCGGCAGACTCAGGAGCATCTGGCCGGCGTACCGGCCAGCGTGCAGAAGGCCGTGCTCGATGACTGGTATTCGGACCTGACGATGCAGCAAAACGATCCGGACCCGGGAACCAGTGTCAACACACGGATCGACGAACGAATTCTGCGACAGCTTGCCCGGGCGAAGGTGTCGCTCAGCCAGTTGAGTTTCGATCTGCAGCAGCGTCTGAAGCAGTCACTGTGA
- a CDS encoding acetyl-CoA carboxylase carboxyltransferase subunit alpha, whose amino-acid sequence MAPMHQLAFEKPIYELEDQLAKLESQPNPTAAVQESIRRMRVELTQVTRERYDNLDPWEVVQVSRHPERPQTPDYIELVFDEFVELHGDKSFGDDRALITGFAKLDGRKVMLVGHQKGRTLKERNECLYGCAHPEGYRKAMSKMEMASRYGLPIICLIDTPGAFPGVEAEERGQAYNIAVNLRDMSTLEVPIVCVVIGEGGSGGALGIGIGDHVAVLQFAYYSVISPEGCAGILWKHKRHADKAAKALRFTSKDLLTMGIVDEIVPEPLGGAHRNHRQMATSLKGSLCAALQRFDRFTPEQLVEHRYNRFRNIGVFEEGAV is encoded by the coding sequence ATGGCACCGATGCACCAATTGGCGTTTGAAAAGCCCATCTACGAACTCGAAGACCAGCTCGCGAAACTGGAGTCACAGCCGAATCCCACCGCGGCCGTTCAGGAGAGCATCCGCAGAATGCGCGTGGAACTGACTCAGGTCACGCGCGAGCGCTACGACAACCTGGATCCGTGGGAGGTTGTGCAGGTATCGCGGCACCCGGAACGGCCGCAGACTCCCGATTACATCGAATTGGTCTTTGACGAATTCGTCGAACTGCACGGCGACAAATCCTTCGGTGATGATCGGGCACTGATCACGGGCTTTGCCAAGCTCGACGGGCGAAAGGTCATGCTGGTCGGCCACCAGAAAGGCCGCACGCTGAAGGAACGCAACGAGTGTCTTTACGGCTGTGCTCACCCGGAAGGATATCGCAAGGCGATGTCGAAGATGGAAATGGCATCACGTTACGGCCTGCCGATCATCTGTCTGATCGACACTCCCGGCGCCTTTCCCGGCGTCGAAGCCGAAGAACGCGGGCAGGCCTACAACATCGCCGTGAACCTGCGGGACATGTCGACTCTGGAAGTTCCGATTGTCTGCGTGGTGATCGGCGAAGGCGGTTCCGGCGGAGCTCTTGGCATCGGAATTGGCGATCATGTCGCAGTGCTTCAATTCGCTTATTACTCGGTGATCAGCCCGGAAGGTTGTGCCGGCATCCTGTGGAAGCACAAAAGACATGCTGACAAGGCTGCCAAGGCACTTCGGTTTACCAGCAAAGATCTGCTGACAATGGGCATCGTCGACGAGATCGTTCCGGAACCGCTAGGCGGAGCTCACCGGAATCATCGCCAGATGGCAACGTCGCTGAAAGGCAGTCTGTGCGCCGCACTGCAGCGGTTCGATCGGTTCACGCCGGAGCAGCTTGTGGAACACCGCTACAACCGATTTCGGAATATCGGCGTATTCGAAGAAGGCGCCGTTTAA
- a CDS encoding site-2 protease family protein: MFGMAGETEFDLRFQLLGIPVRVHPLFWLMGAVMGWSPDRPDHMFLWVLAVFVSILVHEMGHAVMFRRYGYRGEIVLYMMGGYATGGVLPTWKNIIVCAAGPVAGFILAGLVILFGRVAPQTLFIQYEAALVLYSYLVFINIWWGLINLLPCMPLDGGQIMQSLVLRYWPRRGIEKVLWISIITAGGLALYGASIQSRYMMILFGILCAQHVIALNERNSFR; this comes from the coding sequence ATGTTCGGCATGGCCGGAGAAACGGAATTTGACCTGCGTTTTCAACTGCTGGGGATTCCGGTACGAGTCCACCCGCTGTTCTGGCTGATGGGAGCCGTCATGGGCTGGTCTCCCGACAGGCCGGACCACATGTTCCTCTGGGTGCTGGCCGTCTTCGTTTCGATTCTGGTGCATGAAATGGGCCATGCCGTCATGTTTCGACGCTACGGTTATCGCGGCGAGATTGTCCTGTACATGATGGGCGGTTATGCGACCGGCGGTGTGTTGCCGACATGGAAGAACATCATTGTCTGCGCCGCCGGCCCCGTCGCGGGCTTCATCCTTGCCGGGCTGGTGATTTTGTTCGGTCGAGTGGCTCCGCAGACTCTGTTCATCCAGTACGAAGCCGCTCTCGTGCTCTACAGCTATCTGGTCTTCATCAACATCTGGTGGGGACTGATTAATCTGCTTCCCTGCATGCCACTCGATGGTGGCCAGATCATGCAGTCGCTGGTACTTCGATACTGGCCGCGACGCGGAATCGAAAAAGTCCTGTGGATTTCCATCATCACAGCGGGCGGCCTGGCTCTGTACGGCGCCAGTATCCAGTCACGCTACATGATGATCCTGTTCGGAATCCTGTGCGCTCAGCATGTCATCGCACTGAATGAGCGGAACTCTTTCCGATAG